A window of Clostridium taeniosporum genomic DNA:
AGTTATTTATTACATATTTAATATTAATTATAATAAATGTTTATTTTATGGAGTGAGATAGTATTATGGAAGAAAGATTACAAAAATATATGGCAAGTTGCGGAGTTGCATCAAGAAGAAAATGCGAAGAACTTATATTAAGTGGAGAAGTTAAAGTTAATGGTATGATAATAACTGAACTTGGAACTAAAGTAAATCCAATGAAAGATAAAGTTGAATATAAAGGAAATTTAATAACTAAGGAAGAAAAAAAGGTTTATATAATGCTTAATAAACCAGAAGGATACATAACTTCTGCAAAGGATGAAAAAGGACGTAAAACAGTTTTAGATTTAGTTAAAGTTAATGAAAGGATATATCCAATAGGAAGATTAGATTATGATAGTTCTGGACTTATATTATTAACAAATGATGGGGATATATATAATAAAATAATTCATCCAAGAGAAGAATTGAATAAAAAATATATATCAGTAGTTAAAGGTGAAGTATCCAAAAAAGATATAAATAGTTTTAAGAATGGAATTGATATTGGTGGATATGTAACAGCCCCAGCAAATCTTAAGGTTTTAAATTATGAAGGTGGAAAATCTACAATTGAAGTATGCATTCATGAAGGAAAGAATAGGCAGATTAGAAAGATGTGTGCAGCTTTAAATCATGTAGTAATATCTTTAAATAGAGTTTCAATAGGAAATCTTAAATTAAAGTATTTAAAAAAAGGTGAGTGGAGAGAATTAAGTACAGAGGAACTAAATTATATAAGAAACTTATAAGATAGCTAAATTAAATATTTATTTGAGAATTGAGTTAGAAAAGTTGACAGTTAATAAAAAGTTCTATAATAGAATAAAAAAATATATTCTTAGAAAGTTTTTAAGAATTTTAAATAAAAAGCGTAGGGTAAGCTTTTTATTTAATATAAATGAATGTTTAAATTATAAAACTTGCAATTTTAAAGTTTTTATTCTTAATATTTCAATATTTCTTGAATATATAGCTATAAGATGATAGAATTTATATGAATATTATTCAATATTGTGAACGATAGGGTGATAAAAAACATGGATGATATAAATAATGATAATAATGAAAATACTAAAGATTTGATGAGAATTATTCAAATTAAATTTTCAAGGCTTAGTAAGGGTCAAAAACTAATTGCAGAATACATATTAAAAAATTATGACAAAGCTGCATTTATGACAGCTGCGAAACTTGGAACATCTGTTGGAGTATCAGAATCCACAGTTGTACGATTTGCAAATGAATTAGGTTTTTCAGGATATCCTAAGCTTCAAAAAGCATTACAAGAACTTATAAAAAATAAGCTTACAACAGTTCAAAGAATAGAACTTCAAAATGATTATTATAGTGATGGAGATGCATTAAAAGGTGTACTTAAAGCTGATATTGAAAATATAAGAGCAACATTAGAAAAAATAAATCAAAATGTTTTTCAAAATGTTGTCCAAAATATATTTGAAGCAAAGAGAATATATATTATAGGTCTTAGAAGCTCAACTGCACTTGCAGAATTTTTAGGTTTTTACTTAAATGTAATTCTTCAAAATGTAAGAATTGTAAGTTATGGAATTTCTGATATTTTTGAGCAAATGATAAATATAGGAGAAGAGGACTTGGTTATTGGCATAGGCTTTCCAAGGTATGCAGCAAAAACTATAGATGTATTAGCTTTTGCCCAGGATAGAAAAGCAAAAGTAGTTGCAATAACAGATAGTTTATTATCACCTTTAGCATCTAAAGCAGATAATACTTTAATAGCTCAAAGTAATATGGCATCATTTGTGGATTCTTTAGTAGCACCATTATCTGTAATAAATGCTTTAGTTATTGCAGTAGGTATGAGAGAAAAAGATAGTATTTCAACTACATTTGGAAGTTTAGAACAAATATGGAAAGATTACAATGTATATTCTTATAATAATAGAAATGTAGCTGATGATTAATAAATGTTTAAAGAGTCTTAAGGAATTTATTTCTTTAAGACTCTTATTTATGTTTAGATTGGTATAGAATTTTTAAAATTTAAAAGACTGATAAAATCTAGGCTTGATCAATTAAAAAGTGTGGTGTAGAGACTTTTGTTCATATTTTTATGCTTAATGATAATATAGATTATATATAAGGAAGGGATTTTAAACATGAATTTTAGAATTGATATTCCAAAGGATGTTGGAATTATTCTTAATACATTAAATAAGAATGGTTATGAAGCATATATAGTTGGAGGATGCGTTAGAGATAGTATACTTAATTATAATCCTAAAGATTGGGATATAACAACTAAAGCAAAACCAGAAGAAATAATAGATTTATTTGATAAAGTTTTATTGACAGGCATTAAACATGGAACTGTAACAGTTATTTTGAATTCACAAGGGTATGAGATAACTACATATAGAACAGATGGAGAATATGAGGATAATAGACATCCAAAGCAAGTAAATTTTGTATCAAATTTAAAAGAAGATTTAGCTAGAAGAGATTTCACAATTAATGCAATGGCATATAATAAAATAGATGGATTGATAGATTATTTTGAAGGAGTAAATGATTTAAAGAAAAAATAATAAAAACAGTAGGTAACCCAGAAAAAAGATTCTCAGAAGATGCTCTAAGGATGTTAAGGGCTATAAGATTTTCAGCACAATTAGATTTTAACATTTCAAATGATACTTTAAATTCAATAAAAAACTTAAGAAGTAATATAAAAAACATATCAAAAGAGAGAATCAGAGACGAGGTTAATAAAATACTTTTAAGTAATACAAAAGGAGTTGATATTCTAAGAGAAACATGTTTAAGTGAATATATTTTCCCTTTTGTAGTTAAATATTATGGTTTTAAAATTGATGATTCATATTATAATGAGAATTTATATAATCATACAATTAAAGCCGTTGAAAAAGTAGAAAACAAATTATATTTAAAATTAACTATGTTATTTCATAATTTAATTAAGATAAATAATGATGATGTAGATTTAACTATTTTTCAAGTTAAAGAATTTTTACAAGAATTTAAGTATGATAATAATACAGTGAATAAAGTAACAAATTTACTGAAATACATGAATAAACCTTTAGAAACAAAATTAGATGTTAAACAAATACTAAGTTTAATAGGTACTGAATTATTTGAAGATTTATTAAAAGTAAAAGAAGCAGAAATATTATCCCAAAATCCATTATGTAAAGAGAAAAGAGTATATGAATTACAATTAATAAAAGAAAAATTTAAAAACATTATTTTAAACAATGAATGTTTTCATTTAAAGACTTTAAATATAAATGGTAGTGATTTAATAAATTTAGGATTTAAAAAAGGAAAAAATATTGGTAAGATACTTAATGAATTATTGGAATTAGTAATGAATAATCCACAATTAAATGATAAAGAAGAGCTTATAAATATTGTAAAAGAAAAAATAAAAAAGAAGATGTGAGGTTATTATGGATAAAGTAATAAATTATATGGAAATATGGGTAAAGGAATGCATGGAAAAGTTATTATTAAAAAATAATATGTGTAAATGTGATAAATGTAAGAAAGATATTTTTGCACTAGCTCTTAATAATTTAAAACCATATTATGTATCAACAAATAAAGGTGAGGTAATGGCTAAAATAAATGGTATGTATCAGCAATTTGAAACTGATATAGTAATAGAAGTGTCTAAAGCAATAGAAATAGTGAAAAAATATCCAAAGCACTTAGAAGAAAGATTTTAAGAGTATAATATATAAAATCTATATCAATTAAACATTAGGAGAAAAGACAATAATGAAAAATATAATGATACTAATAATATGTATTATATTGCTAATGATTATTATTTCAATTATACTTGCAGGAATATATTTTTATAACTTATCTGTTAATAAAAATGTATCAAAAGAAGCAGTTTTTGATGATAGAAAAAATGCTAGTAGTAAAGGTATAAACCAAAGTGAAACTAGTGGTGAAGATAGCGAAATATATAAAGAATGGATTTCAAAAGAATCTAATTATGAGGATATATATATAAAATCTTTTGACAATTTAAATCTTCATGGTTATAAAATATTAAATAAAATACCTTCTAATAAATGGGTTATTACTGTCCATGGATATACTGGAGAAGGTCTTAGAATGGGAAGTAGAGCAAAAAGATTTTACGATATGGGATATAATATAATAATTCCTAATTTAAGAGGACATGGTAAAAGTGAAGGAAATTATATTGGAATGGGATGGCATGATAGAAAAGATATTCTTGAATGGATTGATTATATAATTAAAGAAAACCAATATAGTGAAATAATTTTATATGGAATTTCAATGGGAGCAAGTACTGTCATGATGACATCAGGAGAACAACTACCTAAAAATGTGAAACTTATAATTGAAGATTGTGGTTATACATCAGTTTGGGATGAATTTTCATATCAATTAAAGTGCATGTACAAATTACCATCATTTCCGTTAATTCATGTTTCTAGTATAATAACAAAAATGCGTGCAGGATATTCGTTTAAAGAAGCTTCTGCTTTAGAACAAGTTAAAAAGTGCAATATACCTATTTTGTTTATACATGGAGATAAAGATAGTTTTGTTCCTTATAATATGTTAGATAAAATCTATAATGCAGCAAGTTGTTCAAAAGAAAAATTAGTAATAAAAGATGCAGGGCACTGTAAAGGTGATAAAGTAAATCCTGAGCTATATTGGGATACTATTAAAAAGTTTATTGAAAAATATACTTAATAAAGGCTGTATCTTAAAATATAGTTTAAAAATAACCTCTACTATTATTATAAATAGGTGTTTAAATTATATAAAATATGGATAAAATGTTTAATAATTATTAAAAACTATCATTTTGGATATGTTTATCTAGTTTAAATAACAAAAATATTATAATTGTAGAGGTGTTTTTTATGAATTACAATAAGATTATTTATAGACCACCTATTGAATCAAATACTTTATTATTACAAGTAACTTTAGGTTGTTCACACAATAGCTGTGCATATTGCAATATGTACAAAAATATAAAATTTCAAAAAGAAAACTTAAAGAAAATAGAAAGAGATTTGAAGGAAGCAAGCAAATTACATAAATATGATTCAAGAATATATTTATTAAATGGAGATCCTTTTATTTTAACAACTAAAGAACTAAAAAGTATAGCCACTCTTATAAACAAATATTTACCTAAATGTAAAACAATAGCTATGTATGCTTCAATAAAAAGTATTAAATCAAAAACATTAGATGAATTAAAAGAATTACACGAATTAGGAATAAATGATTTGTATATTGGTTTAGAAAGTGGAAATGATGAAGTTTTATTAAATATTAATAAAGGAAATAATTCTAAGGAAGCATTAAATGAACTAAAGAAGTTAGATGAGGCAGGAATTGAATATTATTGTATGGTTATGACTGGTATTGCTGGTTTTGGAAAAGGAATTAGAAATGCTATTGATACTGCTGAATTGTTAAGCAAAGTAAATAGTAAAGGGATTTTCCCGTTATCATTGCTTTTAATGCCAGGAACAAAATTATATTCAGATTATTTAATTGGAAAATTTAAAGAGGCAACAGAATTAGAAAGATTATTAGAATTAAAGACCTTAATAAAAAATCTGAATGTTAATGAAAATACATTATTTAGTTCAAAGCATGAAACAAATTTTATTCAAATGTCAGGAAAATTACCAAGAGATAAAAAAGAATTTATAAAAAGATTAGATATAATATTAGAAAATTATGATGAAATGAGATTAAAACTTGAATTTAATAGGAATTCAAGAAGTTTATAATATTCGTACCATTTATATGAAATCTGAATACTATAAGAGTATAAATGATAACTTAAGTAGGAGGATTTTAAATGAATGGTTATCAATTGATAATGAGAGTTCAACAAAAAATGCAAGATCCTGTATTTGCTCAAAGGTTTTATAAAACAGTAGGTGAACTTCAAGGTATACCAGGTCTTCAACAAGAAGTACTTAGAATTGCACAAATACAAGATGAAAGAAAAAGAGAAAAAGCATTAGATAGGTTACCGAATAAAGTAAAAAAAGCAGTTAAGGATTTGTTATCAATGGTAGAAAATTAATAGTTTTTTAGAGTTAGAATTATTTAAGTAAAGTCAAGTTAATAAAGAGTATTTTAATTATTAAATTCTAAATGTTGATTTAAGAAGCATCTAAAACAATTTTTATGTTTGGATGCTTTTTGTTCATTTATAGGAATTTATAAAATTTTTGAAGTTTAAAAGACTGCTAAAATCTAAATTAGATCAAATATTAGTTGAAAATTAAATGCGTATTTATCTGTTTTTTTGGAAATATATCAAATGTGTAGTATAATACCCAATATAGTAATATAAACTAAAGAGAATTCAGGAGAAGAAAAATGAATTATAAAACTCATATGAATGGAGGAATTTTAGGAAGTATCTACCTAACTTCACAAATGTCTAATATTGAATTATTACCAGTAAGTATATTTATCGGTGGATCAATACTGGGTAGTCTTTTACCTGATATTGACCATAAAAGTAGTTATATTGGTAAAAAAGCTAAACCAGTATCTAGAGTTATAAATAAATTGGCGGGACATAGACAGCTTTTCCATTCACCGTTATTATATTTAATATTATATTTAGTTGCTACATATAATATTAAGGATACATATAAACTTACTTTTATAAATGGATTGTTTTTAGGAATAGGTTCTCACTTAGTTTTAGATAGTCTTACTGTTGGAGGGATACCATGGTTTTATCCATTAAGCAAAAAGAAAATATCATTAGGTAAAATAAAAACTAATAGTCAGCTTGAATTTACTTTTTGTGGTATACTAATTTTTGTTAATATAGTAATATTGTTGGATTTATTGAGAATAACATCAATATTTACTTTTACACAACATTAGGTTGACAGGCTATATTTTAAACATAGAAAATCAATAAAGCTGTTTCATAGATTAAATATGATATAATACATATGTTAAAGACTTATTTAATATTAAGTTTTATATAATAAAGTTAAATTCAGTTTTAAATTTAAGCTAATAATATAAAAGAGATAATATATTAAAGGTATATTATCTGGTAGCTGTTTTAGAATATGAATATTAACAAAAGTCTAATTAAGAGAGGTAAAAGAATGAGCAAAATTCTTGTATTAGCTGAAAAACCTTCTGTTGGAAGAGATTTAGCTAAAGTATTAAAATGTAATCAAAATAAAGGTTCTTATATAGAAGGAAAGAATTATATTGTAACATGGGCATTAGGTCACTTAGTTACATTACAAGCCCCAGAAGGATATGGAGATAAATATAAAAAATGGAGTATGGAAACTCTT
This region includes:
- a CDS encoding metal-dependent hydrolase, which produces MNYKTHMNGGILGSIYLTSQMSNIELLPVSIFIGGSILGSLLPDIDHKSSYIGKKAKPVSRVINKLAGHRQLFHSPLLYLILYLVATYNIKDTYKLTFINGLFLGIGSHLVLDSLTVGGIPWFYPLSKKKISLGKIKTNSQLEFTFCGILIFVNIVILLDLLRITSIFTFTQH
- a CDS encoding alpha/beta hydrolase, whose protein sequence is MKNIMILIICIILLMIIISIILAGIYFYNLSVNKNVSKEAVFDDRKNASSKGINQSETSGEDSEIYKEWISKESNYEDIYIKSFDNLNLHGYKILNKIPSNKWVITVHGYTGEGLRMGSRAKRFYDMGYNIIIPNLRGHGKSEGNYIGMGWHDRKDILEWIDYIIKENQYSEIILYGISMGASTVMMTSGEQLPKNVKLIIEDCGYTSVWDEFSYQLKCMYKLPSFPLIHVSSIITKMRAGYSFKEASALEQVKKCNIPILFIHGDKDSFVPYNMLDKIYNAASCSKEKLVIKDAGHCKGDKVNPELYWDTIKKFIEKYT
- a CDS encoding late competence development ComFB family protein, whose product is MDKVINYMEIWVKECMEKLLLKNNMCKCDKCKKDIFALALNNLKPYYVSTNKGEVMAKINGMYQQFETDIVIEVSKAIEIVKKYPKHLEERF
- a CDS encoding MurR/RpiR family transcriptional regulator yields the protein MDDINNDNNENTKDLMRIIQIKFSRLSKGQKLIAEYILKNYDKAAFMTAAKLGTSVGVSESTVVRFANELGFSGYPKLQKALQELIKNKLTTVQRIELQNDYYSDGDALKGVLKADIENIRATLEKINQNVFQNVVQNIFEAKRIYIIGLRSSTALAEFLGFYLNVILQNVRIVSYGISDIFEQMINIGEEDLVIGIGFPRYAAKTIDVLAFAQDRKAKVVAITDSLLSPLASKADNTLIAQSNMASFVDSLVAPLSVINALVIAVGMREKDSISTTFGSLEQIWKDYNVYSYNNRNVADD
- a CDS encoding radical SAM protein, with protein sequence MNYNKIIYRPPIESNTLLLQVTLGCSHNSCAYCNMYKNIKFQKENLKKIERDLKEASKLHKYDSRIYLLNGDPFILTTKELKSIATLINKYLPKCKTIAMYASIKSIKSKTLDELKELHELGINDLYIGLESGNDEVLLNINKGNNSKEALNELKKLDEAGIEYYCMVMTGIAGFGKGIRNAIDTAELLSKVNSKGIFPLSLLLMPGTKLYSDYLIGKFKEATELERLLELKTLIKNLNVNENTLFSSKHETNFIQMSGKLPRDKKEFIKRLDIILENYDEMRLKLEFNRNSRSL
- a CDS encoding pseudouridine synthase gives rise to the protein MEERLQKYMASCGVASRRKCEELILSGEVKVNGMIITELGTKVNPMKDKVEYKGNLITKEEKKVYIMLNKPEGYITSAKDEKGRKTVLDLVKVNERIYPIGRLDYDSSGLILLTNDGDIYNKIIHPREELNKKYISVVKGEVSKKDINSFKNGIDIGGYVTAPANLKVLNYEGGKSTIEVCIHEGKNRQIRKMCAALNHVVISLNRVSIGNLKLKYLKKGEWRELSTEELNYIRNL